The Anaerobranca gottschalkii DSM 13577 genome segment TTTTACTGTAGAGTAACACCAGAAGATACTGCTAAAATTGTAGAAGAACATTTATTAAAAGGAAGAATAGTTAAAGAACTACTTTACACACCACCACAAGGGGAACATAAGATTCCAAGTTATAAAGAAATTGATTTCTATAAAAAGCAGCAAAGGATTGCTTTAAGAAACTGTGGTTATATCAACCCTGAAGATATTAAAGAATATATCGGTAAAGGTGGATATGAAGCCTTAGGTAAAGTTTTAACCCAAATGACACCCCAAGAAGTTATTGATGAAATGAAAAAATCAGGTTTAAGGGGTAGAGGTGGCGGTGGATTCCCTACAGGATTAAAATGGGAATTTGCCAGCAAAAGTCAAAGTGATAAAAAATATGTAATCTGTAATGCCGACGAAGGTGACCCAGGTGCTTTTATGGATAGAAGTATCCTTGAAGGTGACCCCCATAGCTTGATTGAAGGTATGATTATCGCCGGATATGCCATTGGTGCCGATGAAGGTTATGTTTACGTAAGGGCAGAGTACCCATTAGCTATTAAAAGATTGAAAATAGCTATCCAACAGGCAGAAGAGTACGGATTATTAGGTGAAGATATTTTAGGAACAGGGTTTAATTTCACTTTACACATTAAAGAAGGAGCCGGTGCCTTCGTTTGTGGTGAAGAAACAGCTTTAATGGCCTCTATTGAAGGTAAAAGGGGTATGCCAAGACCAAGGCCTCCATTCCCTGCAGTTAAAGGTTTGTGGGATAAGCCTTCTAATATCAACAACGTGGAAACCTTTGCTAATGTTCCTGTAATCTATGAAAAAGGTGCTGAGTGGTTTGCCTCTATCGGTACAGAAAAAAGTAAAGGAACAAAAGTATTTGCTTTAACAGGTAAAATCAATAACACAGGTCTTGCTGAAGTACCTATGGGAATTACTATCAGAGAAATTATATATGATATCGGTGGCGGAATTACTAATAACAGGAAATTCAAAGCTGTTCAAATCGGAGGACCATCTGGTGGTTGTATTCCAGAAGAGTTATTAGATCTACCAATTGACTATGATTCACTACTTGATGCCGGTGCTATGATGGGATCTGGTGGTCTTGTAGTAATGGATGATACAACTTGTATGGTGGATTTAGCTAAATTCTTCTTAAATTTCACCCAAGCTGAATCCTGTGGTAAATGTACACCTTGTAGAGAAGGTACTAAGAGGATGTTAGAAATCCTTGAAAGAATTACCGAAGGTAATGGAAAAGAAGGAGATATTGAATTATTAGAAGAAATTGGTGAAACAGTAAAATTAACTTCCCTTTGTGGTTTAGGTCAAACTGCTCCAAACCCAATTTTAAGTACAATAAAGTACTTTAGAGATGAATATGAAGCCCATATTAACCAAAAACGTTGTCCAGCAGGGTTATGTGCAGCTTTAACGACTTATAAAATTGAAGCAGAAAAATGTATAGGATGTACAGCCTGTGGTAGAGTTTGCCCTGTAAATGCTATCAAAGGTGAAGTTAAAAAACTTCATGAAATTGATCCAGAAGTTTGTATCAAATGTGGTGCTTGTGTAGAAAAATGTAAATTTAATGCCATTTATAAAGGATAATACAGTGGATGAAAGGAAGTGATGAAATGGAACATGTATCAATCATAATAGATGGTAAGAAAGTATCTGTTCCTAAAAACAGTACTGTATTGGAAGCTGCTAAATTTGCAGGGATTGAAATTCCAACCCTTTGTCACCACCCTGCAATAAGTAATACCGGTTCTTGTAGAATCTGTGTTGTGGAAATCGAAGGTCATAAGAACTTACCTGCTTCCTGTGTTTATCCAGTACAAGAAGGTATGGTGATAAATACAAAAACCGATAAAGTAGTAAAGGCCCGTCAACATATTTTAGAATTACTTCTTGCTAACCATCCGAAGGATTGTATGACTTGCGAAGCTGCCGGTAATTGTAAGTTAATGGATTACTGCTATGATTATGGTGTTGAAGACTCCAGATTTGAAGGGGCAGTAAGTGAAAGACATGTAGATGACAACAACCCCTTCATCCAAAGGGATTATGAAAAGTGTATCCTATGTGGTGCTTGTGTAAAAATCTGTGATGAAGTTCAAGGAAACAATGTTATAGATTTTGCAAATCGTGGATTTGATACTACAATTTCAGCACCTTTTAATAAAGAACTAGAGGTAGGTAACTGCGTATTCTGTGGTCAATGTATGTCAGTTTGTCCAACCGGTGCCTTAACTTCTAAAATTTCTAAAGGTAAGGCTAGGGCTTGGGAAACTAAAAAAGTACTAACAACATGTTCTTATTGTGGTGTTGGTTGTAACTTCTACTTAGAAGTAAAAAATGATGAAATCGTCGGTGTTAGCTCCCATTTTGATAGCCCAGTTAATGGTGGACACCTTTGTGTAAAAGGCCGTTTTGGTTGGGATTTTGTCAACAGTCCAGATCGTTTAAAAACACCTTTAATTAAGAAAGATGGTAAATTCCAAGAAGCTACTTGGGAAGAAGCAATAGAGTTAATTAGCACTAAGTTTAAAGAAATTAAAGAAAATTACGGATCTGACGCTTTTGCAGGTCTAGCTTCTGCTAGGGTAACCAATGAAGATAATTTCGCATTCCAAAAATTATTTAGAGCCGTTTTAGGTACTAACAATATTGACCACTGTGCCCGCCTCTGACACGCCCCAACTGTGGCTGGTCTAGCCACTTCATTAGGTAGCGGTGCAATGACAAATACCATTGCAGAAATTGAAAATACCAAAGGATTATTAGTAATCGGTTCAAATACTACTGAGACCCATCCTATCACAGCTTTGAGAATTAAAAAAGCAGTGAAAAAAGGTGCTAAACTGGTTGTGATTGATCCAAGAAGGATAGAACTGACAAAATATGCCGATGTATTCCTTCAAATCAGACCAGGTACTAACCTTGCTATTTTAAACGGATTATTACACGTAATCATCAGAGATGGTTTAGTGGATAAAGACTTTATTGAAAGAAGAACTGAAAACTTCGAAGCAGTAAAAGAAGCAGTGAAAGATTATACTCCAGAAAGAGTAGCAAAAATTTGTGGTGTTAAACCAGAAGATATTGAAAAAGCTGCAAGAATTTACGGAGAAGCAGATGGTGCAGGTATCCTATACTGTATGGGTATAACCCAACACACCACTGGTGTTGATACTGTATTTGCTATCTCTAACTTAGCTTTAGCTACTGGTAATGTAGGTAGAGAAAATGCAGGGGTTAACCCATTAAGGGGACAAAACAACGTTCAAGGTGCTTGTGATATGGGTGCATTACCTAATGTATACCCTGGATATCAAGCTGTTACTAACCCTGATTTTAAAGCTAAATTTGAACAGGCTTGGGGAGTTACATTGTCAGATAAACCTGGGTTAACTATCTCTGGAATGCTCCATGGAGCAATGGAAAAAACCATTAGAGCCATGTACATTATGGGAGAAAACCCAGTATTAACAGACCCAGACTCCAATCATGTAATAGAAGCACTAAATAACTTAGACTTCTTAGTTGTACAAGATATATTCTTAACAGAAACAGCTAAATTAGCAGATGTAGTACTTCCAGCAGCTACCTTTGCTGAAAAAGATGGAACCTTTACTAATACTGAAAGAAGGGTTCAAAGGGTTCGTCAAGCCATTAACCCAAGGGGAGAATCTAAACCAGATTGGATGATTATTACTAAAATTGCCAACTCTTTAGGAGCTAACTGGAACTACCAAAAACCAGAAGATATTATGGCTGAAATTTCTAAAGTAACCCCAGCTTATGGTGGAATCAATTATGAAAGAATCGATAAAGTTGGTTTACATTGGCCATGTCCAACATTAGATCATCCAGGTACTCCAACCCTTCATAGAGATACATTCCCAATAGGTAAAGGTAAATTCATTCCAGTAGAACACAGAGACTCCCAAGAATTACCTGATGAAGAATACCCATTAATCCTTACTACTGGACGTAACTTATACCACTACCATTCTGGTTCAATGACAAGAAGGGCAAAAGGATTAAAAGCTTTTAGAGATGAAGAATTATTAGAAATTAACCCAATTACAGCAAAAGAACTAGGAATAGAAGATGGAGAAACTGTTAAGGTTATATCTAGAAGGGGAGAAATAACTACTAAAGTTCAGCTTACTGAAAAGGTAGGGCCTGGAGTAGTATTTATGACCTTCCACTTCGCTGAATCAGCGGTAAATGTTTTAACAAACCCAGCATTAGATCCTGTCTCAAAAACTCCTGAATTTAAATCCTGTGCTGTGCGAATTGAAAAACTCTAAAAAAGAGGCCTACGGGCCTCTTTTGTTTGTTATAAAGTATTTATATTGCAATACAAAAAACAAATGATATTTTTTTCACAATCATTATTTATTTCATGGTAAAATATTTACAATATCGAGGGAAATATGGTAGTATTTAATCAATAAGATTCTTCTATAATCTAAATAATTAATAAATTTAATAATGATTTAAGGGGGAAGTTAGATGACAAAATTTCATAAAATACCAGATGTGGTAATAAAAAGATTACCTATTTATTTACGGTATTTGCAGCAACTAATGGAGAGGGATATCGATACAGTATCTTCTCAACAAATGGGTGAAGATTTAAATTTAAATCCTGCTCAAATTAGGAAGGACTTATCTATTTTTGGTGATTTTGGAGTAAAAGGAATGGGTTATAGGGTTACTGACCTTGCTGAAAAATTAATATCTATTTTAGGTCTTGATAAGCAAATTAACATAGCTTTGGTGGGAGTTGGTAATTTAGGTGCTGCCCTTTGTCAATATAACAGGTATCAAAATACTAGTACCAAAATTGTAGCCCTTTTTGATGGACATCCAGCAAAGGTAGGTCAAAAAATTGGTAACTTAGTTGTTTATCCGATGGAAGATTTACCCAAAGTTGTTAAAGAGCTAAATATAAAAATGGCAATAATTACTGTTCCCGCTCAAGCAGCTCAAGGGGTAGCTGATCAATTAATCGATAGTGGAATCAAAGTTATATTAAACTTTGCTCCTGCTTTAATTCAAGCTCCACCAGGAGTTAAAGTACAAAATGCCGATGTTACTACAGAACTTCAATCTTTGGCATATTATTTATAATTGTAGTTATTATATAAATAATTTAGACTATATTATGATAGGCAGGATTTTTAAATAATAGGGAGAATATAGTAAAGGATAAAATATTTTAAGGAGGCAAAAAAGGTGGCATCCTACAGAATTGAGAAAGATTTACTAGGGGAAAGGGAAATAAGGGAAGATGTGTATTATGGGATACAAACCCAGAGGGCTTTGGAAAACTTTCCAATAACAGGTTATAAGCCCCACAAAAGCTTAATCATTGCCTTAGCCCACATTAAAAAGGCTGCAGCTCAAGCTAATTTTGAAGTTGGACGTTTAAATAAAAAAATAGCAGATGCTATTGTAGCTGCTGCCGATGAAATTTTAGCTGGGAAGCTCCATGATCAATTTGTAGTGGATGTAATTCAAGGGGGAGCAGGAACATCCTTTAATATGAATGCTAATGAAGTAATAGCAAATCGGGCTATTGAGCTATTAGGAGGAAAAAAAGGAGATTACTTGATTGTTTCACCTAATACCCATGTAAATATGGCTCAGTCAACCAATGATGTTTTTCCTACCGCTATTAGGTTATCTGCTTTGTCACTAGCAGACGGTGTAATTCAAGCTTTAACTGATTTAGTAAATGCTTTAAAATCAAAAGAAGAAGAGTTTAATGGTATTCTAAAAATGGGCAGAACCCATTTGCAAGATGCAGTGCCTATAAGACTTGGACAAGAGTTTGGAGCTTATGCCCGACTAATTTCTAGAGATGTAAAAAGGATAAAGAATACTTTAGATGAATTGAAGGAAATTAATATGGGGGCAACTGCCGTTGGAACAGGCTTAAATGCAGATCCCCAATATATAGAGTTAGTAGTAGAAAAATTAAAGGAAAACACTGGTTTTGACTTGGTTGGAGCAGAAAATTTAGTAGATGCAACTCAAAATACCGATGCCTATGTTAATGTTTCCTCTGCTTTAAAAATTTGTGCAGTAAACCTATCTAAAATAGCTAATGACTTAAGGCTTTTAGCTTCAGGTCCTAAATGTGGATTTAATGAAATAAATCTACCACCGGTTCAACCGGGTTCATCAATAATGCCAGGAAAAGTTAACCCTGTAATGGCAGAAGTTGTAAATCAAGTGGCATTCCAAATTATTGGTAATGATCATACCATAACCTTAGCTTCAGAAGCTGGGCAATTAGAACTAAATGTTATGGAACCAGTATTGACTTTTAATTTATTACAATCTCTAGAGATTTTAAGGAATGTTGTAATAGTATTTACAGAAAAATGTATAAAAGGTATTACTGCTAATATAGATAGATGTCAAGAGTTGGTACAAAAAAGTATAGGTATTGTTACAGCTATCAATCCCCATGTCGGATATGAAACAGCTTCCCAAGTGGCTAAAGAAGCTTTAGTTACCGGCCGTTCTGTAAGGGAAATAGTCTTAGAAAGGGGTATATTAACTGAAGAAGAGTTAGAAATAATTCTTAACCCCTACGAAATGACAAAACCAGGAATAGCAGGGAAAGAACTATTGGATAGATAGTAATATTTTCTAATAAAGGCTAATTTAAAAGAATATGGTTGAATTTCAAAGTAGAAAGTATTATTATAAAAGAAAAGCTTTTTCTACTTAGTAGATATATTTAGTAAAATATTATAGGCGGTTAATTCCGTCCCTTTTTTGTGTTATTAGTTGTGTAAGTTAATTCATTCACTGATTTGATTGAAAAAATTTGTATTTAATAGATACAAATTTTTAATAAATAAAGTCTTCTTAATAAAGACTTTAAAAAGATTTAATAAAGGGGTGATATACTTGAAAAGGAAAAGTTTTCCGGGTGGGATCCATCCTTTATACAACAAAGAGCTATCAAAGGATAAAGCTATTGAAAGAATGGATACACCCAAAAGAGTGAAGATTTTACTACAACAACACATTGGAGCACCATGTCAGCCTTTAGTAGAAAAGGGACAAGATGTGGTGATAGGTCAAAAGATAGGAGATACAGAAAAGTTTGTTTCTGCACCAATTCATTCAAGTATTTCAGGGAAAGTGGTGGAAATCACTGACAAGTATGTTGTCATTGAAGGAGAAGATAGGGAAGAGTTTGTTTTTGGCGAAAAGAGAGATATCGATTCTTTAACTGCCGATGAAATTAAAGGGATAGTTAGAGAAGCGGGAATAGTCGGTATGGGTGGTGCCGCATTTCCAACCCATGTAAAACTTACTCCACCTGAAGGGAAAAAGTTTGAAGCTATTATTTTAAACGGTGCTGAGTGTGAGCCTTATTTAACAATCGATGATAGAATTATGACTGAACAAGCTGAAAAAGTAGTTTATGGTTTAAGGGCTTTACTTAAGGCTACAGGGGCTGAAAAAGGCTACATCGGTATCGAGGTCAATAAACCCCAGGCTATTCAAGCTATATCAGAGGCTATTAAAAACTATAATAATATTGAACTAGTGCCCCTTGAAGTTAAATATCCACAAGGGGGAGAAAAACAGCTTATAAAAGCGGTTCTTAATAAAGAAGTTCCAATAGGAGGACTTCCAGTAGATATTGGTGCACTAGTTAATAATGTGTATACAGCGGCAGCTGTAGCTGATGCAATAAGGGAAGGTAAACCTCTTTATGAAAGGGGTATAACTGTTACTGGTAAAGGTGTTAAAGAACCTAAAAATATTATAGTAAAAATTGGAACTACCTTTAGGGAAGTTATTGACCAATGTGGTGGTCTAACAGAAGATGCTGCAAAAATCATAGCTGGTGGTCCTATGATGGGTAGGGCAGTTGCAGATTTAGATGAAGTTGTGACTAAAGGTACTTCTGGAATATTAGTATTGACTGAATCAGAAGTTGAATTAGTTGAAGAAAAAACTTGTATTAAATGTGCCCGTTGTGTTGATGCATGTCCAATGTATTTAATGCCCAATTATTTAGCAACTTATGCTAGAAAAGGTATGTTAGAAGAAGCCCAAAAATTACATTTGTTTAACTGTATAGAATGTGGATGCTGTTCTTATGTATGTCCATCAAGGATACCTTTGATCCATCTAATCAGACAAGGTAAATGGCAAGTAAACTCCAAAAAAGGGAGTAAATAACGAGGAGGGAATCGACAGATGAAGGATAAATTTGTAGTTGGTCCATCTCCCCATATTAGAAGTCCTAGAGATATTAACTATATTATGTGGGATGTAGTAGTTGCCCTTATCCCTGTAATGTTAGCTTCTATAATTTTTTACGGGATGGCCGCTGTTTATATATTATTTGTAAGTACTTTTACTGCATTATTTTTTGAAGCTATTGTATTGCATAAAAAAATAAGTATTAGAAAATTCTTCGGCGATGGTTCCGCTGCTATTACTGGTATTTTACTTGGTTTAAGTTTACCACCAGTTATCGGGAGAGAACTTGAATATTTATGGCTTGCTGCTTTAGGTTCAGCAGTAGCAATTTTAATAGGAAAACATGTCTTTGGTGGTTTAGGTAAAAACCCCTTTAATCCTGCTTTAGTTGGTAGAGCTTTCTTAGTAGCTTCTTTCTCAGAAGTAATGGCAGCTAAATGGATTACTCCTGGAGTGGATGCAGTAACTGCTGCAACAGCCTTAGCTCCTGGCGCCCCCGATTATAGTTTATTTGATATGTTTATCGGGAATATTCCTGGGAGTTTAGGTGAAACATCGGCTTTAGCTATACTAATTGGTGGTTTTTATTTACTAGCTAAAGGTCATATTGATTGGAGAATTCCAGGTGGCTTTTTAGGAGCAATGGGAGTTTATTCTATTTTCTATGTAGCTATTTCCCAAGGATTTACTCCTAATTTTATCCAATTAGCAGTTAATGAGGTTTTATTCCAATGGTTTTCTGGTACAGCCCTTTTAGCTGCAATCTATATGGCAACTTGTTATGTTACTTCTCCAACTACTAAAAAAGGTAGGTTGTATTATGGAATTGGTTGTGGTCTTATCTTAATATTAATTAGATACCATGGACAACTACCTGAAGGTGCAACCTTTGCCATCTTATTTATGAATGCTTTAACTCCTTTATTGGATAAATATACAATACCTCAAACTTTTGGGGAGGTGAAGAAATAATGAACAACATTTTTCGTCTAATAATAACCCTTACCTTAATTGCCGCAATAGCTACAGGATTACTAGCTGTAGTAAATAATATTACTTCACCTATTATTGAAGAAGGAGCAAGACAAAGGTTAGCCCAA includes the following:
- the nuoF gene encoding NADH-quinone oxidoreductase subunit NuoF, whose protein sequence is MIQRGHILVCSGTGCVSSGCLKVVESLTENMEKHNIQDEFKVIKTGCHGFCEMGPIVIIYPEGTFYCRVTPEDTAKIVEEHLLKGRIVKELLYTPPQGEHKIPSYKEIDFYKKQQRIALRNCGYINPEDIKEYIGKGGYEALGKVLTQMTPQEVIDEMKKSGLRGRGGGGFPTGLKWEFASKSQSDKKYVICNADEGDPGAFMDRSILEGDPHSLIEGMIIAGYAIGADEGYVYVRAEYPLAIKRLKIAIQQAEEYGLLGEDILGTGFNFTLHIKEGAGAFVCGEETALMASIEGKRGMPRPRPPFPAVKGLWDKPSNINNVETFANVPVIYEKGAEWFASIGTEKSKGTKVFALTGKINNTGLAEVPMGITIREIIYDIGGGITNNRKFKAVQIGGPSGGCIPEELLDLPIDYDSLLDAGAMMGSGGLVVMDDTTCMVDLAKFFLNFTQAESCGKCTPCREGTKRMLEILERITEGNGKEGDIELLEEIGETVKLTSLCGLGQTAPNPILSTIKYFRDEYEAHINQKRCPAGLCAALTTYKIEAEKCIGCTACGRVCPVNAIKGEVKKLHEIDPEVCIKCGACVEKCKFNAIYKG
- the fdhF gene encoding formate dehydrogenase subunit alpha yields the protein MEHVSIIIDGKKVSVPKNSTVLEAAKFAGIEIPTLCHHPAISNTGSCRICVVEIEGHKNLPASCVYPVQEGMVINTKTDKVVKARQHILELLLANHPKDCMTCEAAGNCKLMDYCYDYGVEDSRFEGAVSERHVDDNNPFIQRDYEKCILCGACVKICDEVQGNNVIDFANRGFDTTISAPFNKELEVGNCVFCGQCMSVCPTGALTSKISKGKARAWETKKVLTTCSYCGVGCNFYLEVKNDEIVGVSSHFDSPVNGGHLCVKGRFGWDFVNSPDRLKTPLIKKDGKFQEATWEEAIELISTKFKEIKENYGSDAFAGLASARVTNEDNFAFQKLFRAVLGTNNIDHCARLUHAPTVAGLATSLGSGAMTNTIAEIENTKGLLVIGSNTTETHPITALRIKKAVKKGAKLVVIDPRRIELTKYADVFLQIRPGTNLAILNGLLHVIIRDGLVDKDFIERRTENFEAVKEAVKDYTPERVAKICGVKPEDIEKAARIYGEADGAGILYCMGITQHTTGVDTVFAISNLALATGNVGRENAGVNPLRGQNNVQGACDMGALPNVYPGYQAVTNPDFKAKFEQAWGVTLSDKPGLTISGMLHGAMEKTIRAMYIMGENPVLTDPDSNHVIEALNNLDFLVVQDIFLTETAKLADVVLPAATFAEKDGTFTNTERRVQRVRQAINPRGESKPDWMIITKIANSLGANWNYQKPEDIMAEISKVTPAYGGINYERIDKVGLHWPCPTLDHPGTPTLHRDTFPIGKGKFIPVEHRDSQELPDEEYPLILTTGRNLYHYHSGSMTRRAKGLKAFRDEELLEINPITAKELGIEDGETVKVISRRGEITTKVQLTEKVGPGVVFMTFHFAESAVNVLTNPALDPVSKTPEFKSCAVRIEKL
- a CDS encoding redox-sensing transcriptional repressor Rex, whose product is MTKFHKIPDVVIKRLPIYLRYLQQLMERDIDTVSSQQMGEDLNLNPAQIRKDLSIFGDFGVKGMGYRVTDLAEKLISILGLDKQINIALVGVGNLGAALCQYNRYQNTSTKIVALFDGHPAKVGQKIGNLVVYPMEDLPKVVKELNIKMAIITVPAQAAQGVADQLIDSGIKVILNFAPALIQAPPGVKVQNADVTTELQSLAYYL
- the aspA gene encoding aspartate ammonia-lyase, yielding MASYRIEKDLLGEREIREDVYYGIQTQRALENFPITGYKPHKSLIIALAHIKKAAAQANFEVGRLNKKIADAIVAAADEILAGKLHDQFVVDVIQGGAGTSFNMNANEVIANRAIELLGGKKGDYLIVSPNTHVNMAQSTNDVFPTAIRLSALSLADGVIQALTDLVNALKSKEEEFNGILKMGRTHLQDAVPIRLGQEFGAYARLISRDVKRIKNTLDELKEINMGATAVGTGLNADPQYIELVVEKLKENTGFDLVGAENLVDATQNTDAYVNVSSALKICAVNLSKIANDLRLLASGPKCGFNEINLPPVQPGSSIMPGKVNPVMAEVVNQVAFQIIGNDHTITLASEAGQLELNVMEPVLTFNLLQSLEILRNVVIVFTEKCIKGITANIDRCQELVQKSIGIVTAINPHVGYETASQVAKEALVTGRSVREIVLERGILTEEELEIILNPYEMTKPGIAGKELLDR
- the rsxC gene encoding electron transport complex subunit RsxC, translated to MKRKSFPGGIHPLYNKELSKDKAIERMDTPKRVKILLQQHIGAPCQPLVEKGQDVVIGQKIGDTEKFVSAPIHSSISGKVVEITDKYVVIEGEDREEFVFGEKRDIDSLTADEIKGIVREAGIVGMGGAAFPTHVKLTPPEGKKFEAIILNGAECEPYLTIDDRIMTEQAEKVVYGLRALLKATGAEKGYIGIEVNKPQAIQAISEAIKNYNNIELVPLEVKYPQGGEKQLIKAVLNKEVPIGGLPVDIGALVNNVYTAAAVADAIREGKPLYERGITVTGKGVKEPKNIIVKIGTTFREVIDQCGGLTEDAAKIIAGGPMMGRAVADLDEVVTKGTSGILVLTESEVELVEEKTCIKCARCVDACPMYLMPNYLATYARKGMLEEAQKLHLFNCIECGCCSYVCPSRIPLIHLIRQGKWQVNSKKGSK
- a CDS encoding RnfABCDGE type electron transport complex subunit D, which codes for MKDKFVVGPSPHIRSPRDINYIMWDVVVALIPVMLASIIFYGMAAVYILFVSTFTALFFEAIVLHKKISIRKFFGDGSAAITGILLGLSLPPVIGRELEYLWLAALGSAVAILIGKHVFGGLGKNPFNPALVGRAFLVASFSEVMAAKWITPGVDAVTAATALAPGAPDYSLFDMFIGNIPGSLGETSALAILIGGFYLLAKGHIDWRIPGGFLGAMGVYSIFYVAISQGFTPNFIQLAVNEVLFQWFSGTALLAAIYMATCYVTSPTTKKGRLYYGIGCGLILILIRYHGQLPEGATFAILFMNALTPLLDKYTIPQTFGEVKK